One stretch of Saccharopolyspora erythraea DNA includes these proteins:
- a CDS encoding carotenoid oxygenase family protein, which yields MTEVAEEASSASPVHLVGHLEPVPDEIEVHDLPVTGALPQELTGRYLRNGPNPLPGENPGHWFAGHGMVHGIRIRDGRAEWYRNRWVRTNLLEGRFEAGDGAALDRSVTPANTHIIEHSGHLLALCEGGLPYELTADLDTEGPRAFDGRLTNGMTAHPKEDPDTGELHFFGYGFRPPYLTYHRLSPAGELVRSQVVDVPSATMMHDFAITENHVIWLDLPVTFDLDLVGRALPYRWNDDYGARLGVMARDGEPAVRWFDIDPCYVFHVGNAREDAAGRIVLDAVRWDRDTFRSGWSRLGGDGRARREGGLAGELSGTGRSTLHRWTFDLASGSVREQAIDDRGVEFPTLNENHVGRDNRYLYTVAEQLDDSNTGAAVVKYDTATGIGETHDLGAGRTAGEAVFVPAAGARNEDDGWLLSIVSDRSGKGSDLVVLDATDLTAAPVATVHLPRRVPTGFHGSWIPDAELDA from the coding sequence ATGACGGAAGTCGCCGAGGAGGCGTCGAGCGCGTCACCGGTCCACCTCGTCGGCCACCTGGAACCCGTGCCCGACGAGATCGAGGTCCACGACCTGCCGGTGACCGGCGCGTTGCCCCAGGAGCTGACCGGCCGGTACCTGCGAAACGGGCCGAACCCGCTGCCGGGGGAGAACCCGGGGCACTGGTTCGCCGGACACGGCATGGTGCACGGCATCCGCATCCGCGACGGCCGTGCGGAGTGGTACCGGAACCGCTGGGTTCGCACCAACCTGCTGGAAGGGCGCTTCGAGGCCGGCGACGGCGCCGCGCTCGATCGCTCGGTCACGCCGGCCAACACGCACATCATCGAGCACTCGGGGCATCTGCTCGCGCTCTGCGAGGGCGGGCTGCCTTACGAGCTCACCGCCGACCTGGACACCGAGGGGCCGCGCGCCTTCGACGGGCGGCTGACCAACGGGATGACGGCCCACCCCAAGGAAGACCCTGACACCGGCGAACTGCACTTCTTCGGCTACGGCTTCCGGCCGCCGTACCTCACCTACCACCGGTTGTCGCCCGCAGGCGAGCTGGTCCGCAGCCAGGTCGTCGACGTGCCGAGCGCGACGATGATGCACGACTTCGCCATCACCGAGAACCACGTGATCTGGCTGGACCTCCCGGTGACCTTCGACCTGGACCTGGTCGGCCGCGCCCTCCCCTACCGGTGGAACGACGACTACGGCGCTCGGCTGGGGGTGATGGCGCGTGACGGGGAACCGGCCGTGCGCTGGTTCGACATCGATCCCTGCTACGTCTTCCACGTCGGAAACGCCCGCGAGGACGCGGCCGGACGCATCGTGCTGGACGCGGTGCGCTGGGACAGGGACACCTTCCGCAGCGGGTGGTCGCGGCTGGGCGGCGACGGTCGTGCCCGGCGCGAGGGCGGGTTGGCCGGCGAGCTCTCCGGCACCGGTCGCAGCACCCTGCACCGCTGGACCTTCGACCTGGCGTCGGGTTCCGTGCGGGAGCAGGCGATCGACGACCGGGGAGTGGAGTTCCCGACGCTGAACGAGAACCACGTCGGCCGCGACAACCGCTACCTGTACACCGTCGCCGAGCAGTTGGACGACTCGAACACCGGCGCCGCGGTCGTCAAGTACGACACCGCCACCGGCATCGGCGAGACGCACGACCTCGGAGCCGGCCGGACCGCGGGCGAGGCCGTGTTCGTGCCCGCGGCCGGTGCGCGCAACGAAGACGACGGCTGGCTGCTCTCCATCGTCAGCGACCGCTCGGGCAAGGGCTCCGACCTGGTCGTGCTCGACGCCACCGACCTCACCGCCGCCCCGGTGGCCACCGTGCACCTGCCCCGCCGGGTGCCCACCGGATTCCACGGATCCTGGATCCCGGACGCAGAACTGGACGCCTGA
- a CDS encoding zinc finger protein: protein MFGISSYRPTVYWRPIAGERHALRPTSPPREGEERETLCGKTVLIPDPSYVDWLAPTCACCMEQARMLCDAPERKI from the coding sequence GTGTTCGGAATCTCGTCTTATCGGCCGACCGTATACTGGCGTCCCATCGCGGGCGAACGGCACGCGCTGCGTCCCACCTCACCGCCTCGCGAGGGCGAGGAACGGGAAACGCTGTGCGGCAAAACGGTCCTGATCCCCGATCCGTCCTACGTGGACTGGCTGGCCCCGACCTGCGCCTGCTGCATGGAGCAGGCGCGCATGCTCTGCGATGCCCCGGAAAGGAAGATCTGA
- a CDS encoding helix-turn-helix domain-containing protein, producing MTVANPPVARLQLGQLLRELRESAGKKREDAAEVLECQAPKISKIETGRSTISAGDARLLIDLYGANGNTAQTVLELAREARKRTQVRVPDWARRFVAMESIADEIRGYEPELVPGLLQTAEYTRAHAMATDPGQVDRLMAVREERQARISGGNVPLLHVVLNEAVLLRPVGGPEVMGGQLRHLREVVESPEITLQVLPFHAGAHAGMGSSFVMLHLRESGSTVVYVEDLYTAGYLDGGSHVERYGAAFDRLRGSALDEAETTTLLERQIKEYA from the coding sequence ATGACCGTCGCCAACCCGCCCGTCGCGCGGCTGCAGCTCGGCCAACTGCTCCGAGAACTGCGCGAGAGCGCGGGTAAGAAACGCGAGGACGCCGCGGAGGTGCTGGAGTGCCAGGCGCCCAAGATCAGCAAGATCGAAACCGGCCGTTCCACCATCAGCGCCGGTGACGCGAGACTGCTGATAGACCTCTACGGCGCCAACGGAAACACCGCGCAGACCGTTCTGGAACTGGCCCGCGAGGCCCGCAAGCGCACCCAGGTCCGCGTCCCGGACTGGGCCCGCCGCTTCGTCGCGATGGAGAGCATCGCCGACGAGATCCGCGGCTACGAACCGGAGCTCGTGCCCGGCCTGCTGCAAACCGCGGAGTACACCCGCGCGCATGCGATGGCCACCGATCCCGGCCAGGTCGACCGGCTGATGGCGGTCCGCGAGGAGCGCCAGGCGCGGATCTCCGGTGGCAACGTCCCGCTGCTGCACGTCGTGCTGAACGAGGCCGTGCTCCTGCGCCCGGTCGGAGGGCCGGAGGTGATGGGCGGGCAGCTTCGCCACCTGCGCGAGGTGGTGGAGTCGCCGGAGATCACGCTCCAGGTCCTGCCGTTCCATGCCGGCGCGCACGCCGGCATGGGGTCGTCGTTCGTGATGCTGCACCTGCGGGAGTCCGGCAGCACGGTGGTCTACGTCGAGGACCTCTACACCGCCGGCTACCTCGACGGCGGCTCCCACGTCGAACGCTACGGCGCGGCCTTCGACCGCCTGCGCGGGTCGGCCCTCGACGAGGCGGAGACGACCACGCTGCTCGAACGGCAGATCAAGGAATACGCGTAG
- a CDS encoding PadR family transcriptional regulator, whose protein sequence is MSLRYALLGLLADEPQSGYDLTQRFEQSLKRYAWHARHSQIYPELNKLAADGLISVVEEGARGRRTYALTEAGREALHDWLMDWSSLQPVRNEFVLRLFLMSVLDPAEALPVLRGIREHAEEEVAELKSRVEAASGPDGQWGFGRLAGEYGVRQYQAMVDWAKWAESELARAVPDEDSAGTST, encoded by the coding sequence ATGTCGCTGCGCTACGCCCTGCTCGGACTGCTGGCCGACGAACCGCAGAGCGGTTACGACCTGACCCAGCGTTTCGAGCAGTCTCTGAAGCGCTACGCCTGGCACGCCAGGCACAGCCAGATCTATCCGGAGCTGAACAAGCTCGCGGCCGACGGTCTGATCTCCGTCGTGGAGGAAGGCGCCCGAGGGCGCCGCACCTACGCGCTCACCGAAGCGGGCCGGGAAGCACTGCACGACTGGCTCATGGACTGGTCCTCCCTCCAGCCCGTCCGCAACGAGTTCGTGCTGCGCCTCTTCCTCATGTCGGTCCTGGATCCGGCGGAAGCGCTTCCCGTGCTGCGCGGCATCCGCGAGCACGCGGAGGAGGAGGTGGCCGAGCTGAAATCAAGGGTGGAAGCGGCCAGCGGGCCCGACGGGCAGTGGGGTTTCGGCCGGCTCGCGGGGGAGTACGGCGTGCGCCAGTACCAGGCCATGGTCGACTGGGCGAAATGGGCGGAAAGCGAGCTGGCACGGGCGGTGCCGGACGAGGACTCCGCCGGCACCAGCACATGA
- a CDS encoding alkaline phosphatase D family protein gives MSDPTTVSRRSVLLGGTAAGAVALSAATALPAAAQQGAGFARRGEVFTLGVASGDPAPDGVVLWTRLAADPLAEDGMGGMPDKTFPVQWEVAEDERFHRVVQRGEAQAAPSLGHSVHVELTGLRPDREYFYRFRAEGGVSPVGRTRTAPLPGAMTELTMAFASCAQFEHGFFTAYRHLAEEHPDLVLHLGDYQYEYKAGDYVIPGGNIRDHAGPETTTLANYRQRHAQYKSDPDLQVAHAAAPWVVVWDDHELDNNWADEIHEKPEKPQPDFLERRKAAFQAYYENMPLRRAQVPKGIDLRLHRRIEWGRLATFHMLDTRQYRDDQVGGDKVPTTDPARLDPARSLTGAEQERWLLKNLRSSNARWDVLGQQVMFAEIDLAEGDAEGYNPDAWDGYVGSRQRVIQGFQQGKVRNPVVLTGDVHKNWANDVQSDGRTVATELTTTSITSGGDGSESLTDKEKGYLRDNPHVRFYSNQRGYIRTRFTEGELRADYRVVPYVSKQGAPVRTAASFVVEDGRPGLNPA, from the coding sequence TTGTCCGATCCCACCACCGTTTCGCGCCGGAGCGTGCTGCTGGGCGGCACCGCCGCCGGCGCCGTCGCGCTCTCCGCGGCGACCGCGCTGCCCGCTGCCGCGCAGCAGGGCGCCGGCTTCGCCCGGCGCGGCGAGGTCTTCACCCTCGGCGTCGCCTCCGGCGACCCGGCCCCAGACGGCGTGGTGCTGTGGACCCGGCTGGCCGCCGACCCGCTCGCCGAGGACGGCATGGGCGGCATGCCGGACAAGACCTTCCCCGTGCAGTGGGAGGTCGCCGAGGACGAGCGGTTCCACCGCGTCGTCCAGCGCGGTGAGGCGCAGGCCGCGCCGAGCCTCGGCCACAGCGTGCACGTCGAGCTGACCGGGCTGCGCCCGGACCGCGAGTACTTCTACCGCTTCCGCGCAGAGGGCGGCGTCTCGCCGGTGGGCCGCACCCGGACCGCGCCGCTGCCGGGCGCGATGACCGAGCTGACCATGGCCTTCGCCTCGTGCGCGCAGTTCGAGCACGGCTTCTTCACCGCCTACCGCCACCTCGCCGAGGAGCACCCGGACCTGGTGCTGCACCTGGGCGACTACCAGTACGAGTACAAGGCCGGCGACTACGTGATCCCCGGCGGCAACATCCGCGACCACGCCGGTCCCGAGACCACGACGCTGGCCAACTACCGCCAGCGGCACGCGCAGTACAAGTCGGACCCGGACCTGCAGGTCGCGCACGCGGCCGCGCCGTGGGTCGTGGTGTGGGACGACCACGAGCTGGACAACAACTGGGCCGACGAGATCCACGAGAAGCCGGAGAAGCCGCAGCCGGACTTCCTGGAGCGCCGCAAGGCCGCCTTCCAGGCGTACTACGAGAACATGCCGCTGCGCCGGGCCCAGGTCCCCAAGGGCATCGACCTGCGGCTGCACCGCCGCATCGAGTGGGGCCGGCTCGCGACGTTCCACATGCTCGACACCCGCCAGTACCGCGACGACCAGGTCGGCGGTGACAAGGTCCCGACCACCGACCCGGCCCGGCTGGACCCCGCGCGCAGCCTGACCGGCGCTGAGCAGGAGCGCTGGCTGCTCAAGAACCTGCGGTCGTCGAACGCGCGCTGGGACGTGCTCGGCCAGCAGGTCATGTTCGCCGAGATCGACCTGGCCGAAGGTGACGCCGAGGGCTACAACCCCGACGCCTGGGACGGCTACGTCGGATCGCGGCAGCGCGTCATCCAGGGCTTCCAGCAGGGCAAGGTCCGCAACCCGGTCGTGCTGACCGGTGACGTGCACAAGAACTGGGCCAACGACGTGCAGAGCGACGGTCGCACGGTGGCCACCGAGCTGACCACCACCTCGATCACCAGCGGCGGCGACGGCTCGGAGTCGTTGACCGACAAGGAGAAGGGCTACCTGCGGGACAACCCGCACGTGCGCTTCTACAGCAACCAGCGCGGCTACATCCGCACCAGGTTCACCGAGGGCGAGCTGCGCGCGGACTACCGCGTGGTGCCGTACGTGTCGAAGCAGGGCGCTCCGGTGCGCACCGCCGCCAGCTTCGTGGTCGAGGACGGCAGGCCCGGCCTCAACCCGGCGTGA